The following DNA comes from Musa acuminata AAA Group cultivar baxijiao chromosome BXJ1-4, Cavendish_Baxijiao_AAA, whole genome shotgun sequence.
taaattaaaaaatatttatttatctcTTGCACAAACTTCACGCTATTCTCATGTCTCTTATGATGATGCGATCGCAGTTGGTTATTCCCTTCAATAAATGAAGCACGACCCACCTATCCCCTTCCAAGATGGAAGCCAGTTACCTACCACCTACGCTCACATATTATATCAGATATACTATTGCAGCCTGCGCCAGGTAGAGTTGAGGATGGCACCATCCCGCCAAAAGCTTAAGGTGTTGGAGCAGTGGCGGGTTTCATCTCATCCGAGCTCGGCCACCCTGCCGTGCTCCCTTCCCTCGACCTTCTTCGACCTCGTCTTCTATTGCTTCCACCCGGTGCAACGCCTCCTCTTCTACGAGTCGACCAACCTCGAGACCGAGCTCCCTAAACTGAAGCACTCCTTAGCTCTCGCCCTCAGTTACTACTACCCTCTCGCCGGGAGCCTTACACGAGACTCCGAGGTGCAAAATCCCGAGCTCCTTTGCTCTCAATCTGACTTCGTTCCCCTCACGGTAGCCGTCAGTCGAGACGACTTCTACGAGCTCTCAGGAGACCATGCGCGGGACATGGCGAGGTTCCATCCtctggtgccaccgctgaccgccTCCAGCGGAAGGCAGCCCGTGTTTGCAGTCCAAGTCACCATGTTCGCTGATGCCGGCGTCGCCATCGGGACCACCGTTCACCACGCCGTCGCCGATGGCTCTAGCTACACCAACTTCATGAAACTGTGGTCGTCGATACATCGGCTTGGGGAGCTTCCGGCGATTTCGACAGGGCTGCTCCCGTTTCTCGACCGTAGCGTCGTCCACGACCCAGCAGGGCTGCAAAGCATCTTCGTAAAGGATCTGCAATCGCTCAGAGGAGATCCAAGTCTCAATGCCTGGGACCTAACCGGCGTCCCTGATGTGAAGCTGGCCACTTTCGCTTTCAGCCGAGACACCCTCGATAAGCTGAGACGCTGGGCGACGTGCAAGAGGAAGGCGTCGGCCCAGGCGTCGCCGTACGCGTTGGCCTGCGGCCTCGTGTGGGCCGGCCTGGTCCGAGCGCGTGGCGACACGAACAGGAAGAAGGAGCATTTCGGCTTCGTGACCGGCTGCCGGGCACGGACGAATCCGCCCATTCCATCTAATTACTTTGGGAATTGCCTAGGTATCTGCCGCGTCGAGGCCGAGAGGAGCGAACTCGTCGGCGAAGACGGAGCGGCGGCCGCCGCGGACGCGATCTGGAAGGCGATCAAGAGCCTCGAGGAGGGCGCGTTCAGCGGGGCGGAGAACTGGATCAGGGATGTCCACGACTACGCGGCAAAGAAAGCCCTGACGGTAGCCGGGTCGCCGAAGCTGGGGATATACGACGTCGACTTCGGGTGGGGACGGCCGCGCAAGGTGGAGCTGGTGTCGATTGAGAGGACGGGGGCACTATCGCTGACGGAGAGCAGAGGGGAGAATGGCGGCATCGAGGTGGGACTGGCACTGCCGAAGCACGAGATGGATGGCTTTCTCTCTTACTTCGTTAGTAGCTTGTTGAATCTCTAATCATGCAAGCGGCATGCCTGAGAAGGTCATCTACGGTGGCTTCAAGGGCCGGCGACACTGCAACTACCGTCCGTCGTTCGTATTGCAGGATTAAGGCAGTAACTCATGTATCGTCTCAGACGAACAagtgattttttttccctttatggGGAGGACATGGTAAGAGTCCATAATAACATCAATGCGGGTCCCGCGACGGTAAGTCCGTAGCTTTCAAAAAATAGCATCTTCTTTTCTATAGGGTAAAGGATTTCTTCTGATGGATCTTGAAATTGACTAAATTCAGTAGTTATTTAATTGGTCACG
Coding sequences within:
- the LOC135670465 gene encoding phenolic glucoside malonyltransferase 2-like, with the translated sequence MKHDPPIPFQDGSQLPTTYAHILYQIYYCSLRQVELRMAPSRQKLKVLEQWRVSSHPSSATLPCSLPSTFFDLVFYCFHPVQRLLFYESTNLETELPKLKHSLALALSYYYPLAGSLTRDSEVQNPELLCSQSDFVPLTVAVSRDDFYELSGDHARDMARFHPLVPPLTASSGRQPVFAVQVTMFADAGVAIGTTVHHAVADGSSYTNFMKLWSSIHRLGELPAISTGLLPFLDRSVVHDPAGLQSIFVKDLQSLRGDPSLNAWDLTGVPDVKLATFAFSRDTLDKLRRWATCKRKASAQASPYALACGLVWAGLVRARGDTNRKKEHFGFVTGCRARTNPPIPSNYFGNCLGICRVEAERSELVGEDGAAAAADAIWKAIKSLEEGAFSGAENWIRDVHDYAAKKALTVAGSPKLGIYDVDFGWGRPRKVELVSIERTGALSLTESRGENGGIEVGLALPKHEMDGFLSYFVSSLLNL